The following proteins are encoded in a genomic region of Pseudomonas saponiphila:
- a CDS encoding translocation/assembly module TamB domain-containing protein, producing the protein MKRGLKITLLAVLALVILILLAVAAVLGTQAGSRWALTRVPGLTLVHFDGRLGGQWSADHLLWQQDDNRVELSQVKFAWSPACLLRRTLCIEQLQAEQVSLQLPPGAEDETDSAPISLPELKLPLAIELGQVQIGSLLFNGSEQLKGLQLAAHWTAQGLQIDSLQLQRDDLSLNLSGLLQPAGDWPLTAQGTLALPAPGGGPWSLALKVEGDLLKTLKLHADSSGYLQGQLSGQLQPLAENLPAEVRITADGFKASADLPDTLQLDQLELSGKGDLKSGYQLAGKANLPAEQGPVALVLQGKVDAKGAQIAALDLNASDQQHLKLSGQLDWSEGFAAEAKLAWLDFPWHRLYPLIDEPAVRVRSFDAEVAYRDGHYLGNFKGDLDGPAGAFSLSSPFSGDLTKIYLPQFKLVAGQGKAEGHLNLQFADGIAWDTALDLSAINPAYWLAELPGTLAGLLRSQGELKNEQLKLTADLDLKGRLRGQPALLQAKADGAGEQWQLSALDIRLGDNSIKGTGSLQHKLAGQLDIKLPRLGQLWPQLRGQLTGRVDLAGTLKAPQGKVDLAGQQLAFAENHLQNLKLNATLDGAQKAQVELKGSGIQAGDTQLGTLTLAGQGDIKKQALQLGLQGPLLKLALGLDGTLDQGNWRGRLANGDVQTGGQDWKLQSPAKLERLASGTLNFGAHCWVSGDASLCGEDQRLMPDPKLRYHLKRFPIDSLAQWLPKDFAWKGLLNAEVQLDLPASGPKGQVVLDASGGTLRVKDQDQWLDFPYQALKLDTRLNPRRIDTQLQFDGGKLGQLMVQAQINPLAKNKPLSGEFRLSGLDLSVARPFVPMVEKLGGNLNGSGRLSGGLLAPQVNGNLQLSDGQVSGSELPTSLEDLQLTAQIMGESVRLDGGWKSGKSGQGSLTGNLAWGRALVVDLSLKGTQLPVTIEPYAALEVEPDLKISLRDDKLAIDGKVLIPRGQITVRELPPSTVKVSEDTVIVGQQTDEGQKPMAMAMNIDVEVGRDKLGFAGFGLTANLQGHVHIGDNMDTRGELWLNDGRYRAYGQRLTVRRARLLFAGPIDQPYLDIEAVRQTDNVIAGIRLSGSAEQPVTQIFSEPAMSQEQALSYLVLGRPLSSTGEDNNMLAQAALGLGLMGSSELTGGIAKNLGIQDFQLDTQGSGNSTSVVASGNISEKLSLRYGVGVFEPASTIALRYKLSKKVYLEAASGFASSLDIFYKRDF; encoded by the coding sequence TTGAAGCGTGGTTTGAAGATAACGCTGCTGGCGGTCCTTGCGCTGGTGATCCTGATCCTCCTGGCCGTGGCCGCTGTGCTGGGGACCCAGGCCGGGAGTCGCTGGGCCTTGACGCGGGTGCCGGGGCTGACCCTGGTGCATTTCGATGGCCGCCTCGGCGGCCAATGGAGTGCCGATCACCTGCTCTGGCAACAGGACGACAATCGAGTCGAGCTCAGCCAGGTGAAGTTCGCCTGGTCTCCCGCCTGCCTGCTGCGCCGCACCCTGTGCATCGAGCAATTGCAGGCCGAGCAGGTCAGCCTGCAATTGCCGCCCGGTGCCGAGGATGAAACAGATTCAGCTCCCATCAGCCTGCCGGAGCTGAAACTGCCACTGGCCATCGAACTGGGCCAGGTGCAGATCGGCAGCCTGCTGTTCAACGGCAGCGAACAGCTCAAGGGCTTGCAACTGGCGGCGCACTGGACCGCGCAAGGCCTGCAGATCGACTCGCTGCAGCTGCAGCGCGATGACTTGAGCCTGAACCTTTCCGGACTGTTGCAACCCGCTGGCGATTGGCCGCTGACCGCCCAGGGCACCCTCGCTTTGCCGGCTCCCGGTGGCGGCCCCTGGTCCCTGGCGCTGAAGGTGGAAGGCGACCTGCTCAAGACCCTGAAGCTGCATGCCGACAGCAGCGGCTACCTGCAAGGGCAATTGAGCGGCCAATTGCAGCCATTGGCGGAGAATCTGCCGGCAGAGGTGCGGATCACCGCCGATGGTTTCAAGGCCAGCGCCGATCTGCCGGACACCCTGCAGCTGGATCAGTTGGAACTGAGCGGCAAGGGTGACCTGAAAAGCGGCTACCAGCTGGCGGGCAAGGCCAATCTGCCTGCAGAGCAGGGGCCGGTGGCCCTGGTGCTGCAGGGCAAGGTCGACGCCAAGGGCGCACAGATTGCCGCTCTGGACCTGAATGCCAGCGACCAGCAGCACCTCAAGCTCAGCGGGCAACTGGACTGGAGCGAAGGTTTTGCCGCCGAGGCCAAGCTCGCCTGGCTGGATTTCCCTTGGCACCGCCTGTATCCGCTGATCGATGAGCCGGCCGTGCGGGTCCGCAGCTTCGACGCCGAGGTGGCTTATCGCGACGGTCATTACCTGGGCAACTTCAAGGGCGACCTGGACGGTCCGGCCGGCGCCTTCAGCCTGAGCAGTCCGTTCAGTGGCGACCTGACGAAAATCTACCTGCCGCAGTTCAAACTGGTGGCGGGGCAAGGCAAGGCCGAAGGTCACCTGAACCTGCAATTTGCCGATGGCATCGCCTGGGACACGGCCCTGGACCTGTCGGCGATCAATCCGGCGTATTGGCTGGCGGAGTTGCCCGGGACCCTGGCCGGCCTGTTGCGCAGTCAGGGTGAACTGAAGAATGAACAGCTCAAGCTCACTGCCGATCTGGACCTCAAGGGCCGCCTGCGCGGGCAACCGGCGCTGTTGCAGGCCAAGGCCGACGGCGCGGGGGAACAGTGGCAGCTGAGTGCGCTGGACATCCGCCTCGGCGACAACAGCATCAAGGGAACGGGCAGCCTGCAGCACAAGCTCGCCGGGCAACTGGACATCAAGCTGCCGCGCCTGGGCCAGCTCTGGCCGCAGTTGCGCGGGCAGCTCACTGGTCGGGTGGATCTGGCCGGGACACTCAAGGCGCCACAGGGCAAGGTGGATCTTGCGGGGCAACAATTGGCTTTTGCCGAGAACCACCTGCAAAACCTCAAGCTGAATGCCACGCTCGATGGTGCACAAAAAGCTCAGGTGGAGCTCAAGGGCAGCGGAATTCAGGCGGGAGACACTCAGCTGGGCACCCTGACCCTGGCCGGCCAGGGCGATATCAAGAAACAGGCACTGCAACTGGGCCTGCAAGGCCCATTGCTGAAACTGGCCCTGGGCCTGGACGGCACCCTGGATCAGGGCAACTGGCGCGGGCGCCTGGCCAATGGCGATGTGCAGACCGGCGGCCAGGACTGGAAGTTGCAGAGTCCGGCCAAACTGGAGCGGCTGGCCAGCGGCACCCTCAACTTCGGCGCTCACTGCTGGGTCAGTGGCGATGCCAGCTTGTGCGGCGAAGACCAGCGCTTGATGCCCGATCCGAAGCTGCGTTATCACCTCAAGCGCTTCCCCATCGACAGTCTGGCCCAATGGCTGCCCAAGGATTTTGCCTGGAAAGGCCTGCTCAATGCCGAGGTGCAGCTGGATCTGCCGGCCAGCGGCCCCAAGGGGCAGGTGGTCCTGGACGCCAGCGGTGGCACCTTGCGGGTCAAGGATCAGGATCAGTGGCTGGACTTCCCCTATCAGGCGCTGAAGCTCGATACCCGCCTCAATCCGCGGCGCATCGATACCCAGTTGCAGTTCGATGGCGGCAAGTTGGGGCAGTTGATGGTGCAGGCGCAGATCAATCCGCTGGCGAAAAACAAGCCTTTGTCCGGGGAGTTTCGTCTCAGTGGCCTGGACCTGTCGGTGGCGCGGCCCTTCGTGCCCATGGTGGAGAAGCTTGGCGGCAACCTGAATGGCAGTGGTCGCCTGTCGGGCGGGCTGTTGGCGCCTCAGGTCAATGGCAACCTGCAGCTCAGTGACGGGCAGGTGTCCGGCTCGGAGCTGCCCACCAGCCTTGAAGACCTGCAATTGACCGCACAGATCATGGGCGAGAGCGTGCGCCTGGACGGCGGCTGGAAAAGCGGCAAGTCCGGGCAGGGCAGCCTCACTGGCAACCTGGCCTGGGGTCGGGCGCTGGTGGTGGACCTGAGTCTCAAGGGCACGCAGTTGCCGGTGACGATCGAGCCCTATGCGGCGCTGGAAGTGGAGCCGGATCTGAAGATCTCGCTGCGCGACGACAAGCTGGCGATCGATGGCAAGGTGTTGATTCCCAGGGGCCAGATCACCGTGCGTGAACTGCCGCCGTCCACGGTCAAGGTATCCGAGGACACGGTGATCGTCGGTCAGCAGACCGATGAGGGGCAAAAGCCCATGGCCATGGCGATGAACATCGATGTTGAGGTGGGGCGGGACAAACTCGGTTTTGCCGGCTTCGGCCTGACCGCCAACCTGCAGGGCCACGTGCATATCGGCGACAACATGGACACCCGTGGCGAGCTGTGGCTCAACGACGGCCGCTACCGAGCCTACGGCCAGCGCCTGACGGTACGTCGCGCGCGGTTGCTGTTCGCCGGTCCCATCGACCAGCCGTACCTGGATATCGAAGCGGTGCGCCAGACCGACAACGTGATCGCCGGCATCCGCCTGAGCGGCAGTGCCGAGCAGCCTGTAACGCAGATCTTCTCCGAACCGGCCATGAGCCAGGAGCAGGCGTTGTCCTATCTGGTGCTGGGGCGGCCGCTGAGCTCCACCGGCGAGGACAACAACATGCTGGCCCAGGCCGCCTTGGGGCTCGGGCTGATGGGCAGCTCCGAACTCACCGGCGGCATTGCCAAGAACCTGGGGATCCAGGACTTCCAGCTCGATACCCAAGGCAGCGGCAACAGCACCAGCGTGGTGGCCAGCGGCAATATTTCCGAGAAGCTCAGCCTGCGCTATGGCGTCGGGGTGTTCGAGCCGGCCAGCACCATTGCCCTGCGCTACAAGCTGAGCAAGAAGGTCTACCTGGAAGCGGCCAGCGGTTTTGCCAGCTCCCTGGACATCTTCTACAAGCGCGACTTCTAA
- a CDS encoding MarR family winged helix-turn-helix transcriptional regulator, translating to MKHFEPDDFHNCHLGLLLGRAALLKDRIIDTHMEPHGITAAQFKVLIIMAQFGVDTPAELCRHLSLDSGSMTRMLDRLQQKDFLARKRSEGDRRQVRLVLTEEGQKLADRLPYIGANAMNQLAGAITPDELRTLEQILKKILLAAGDPITVLRLGEK from the coding sequence ATGAAGCATTTCGAACCCGACGACTTTCACAATTGCCATCTCGGCCTCTTGCTGGGGCGTGCCGCCTTGCTCAAGGACCGGATCATCGACACGCACATGGAACCCCACGGCATCACGGCGGCGCAGTTCAAGGTGCTGATCATCATGGCCCAGTTCGGGGTCGATACCCCGGCCGAGTTGTGTCGTCACCTGTCCCTGGACAGCGGTTCGATGACCCGCATGCTCGATCGTCTGCAACAGAAGGATTTCCTTGCCCGCAAACGCTCGGAAGGCGACCGGCGCCAAGTGCGCCTGGTGCTGACCGAGGAGGGGCAGAAGCTCGCCGATCGGCTGCCCTACATCGGCGCCAATGCAATGAACCAGTTGGCCGGCGCCATCACCCCCGATGAGTTGCGCACCCTGGAACAGATCCTCAAGAAAATCTTGCTGGCAGCCGGTGACCCGATCACTGTCCTGCGCTTAGGTGAAAAATGA
- a CDS encoding efflux transporter outer membrane subunit, which yields MSSKTLRTRVSLVLLAMSLAGCANYSGLATSGANLEAQSLATGQSLNGVKLSPAAWPQSDWWKSLGDSQLNGLILEALRDSPDMQIASARAHQASAAAYAADAERMPTLDASAGVSRSRLARDQDPLGQGGAYSTVRNISAAFNYNFDLWGGQRAAWEAALGQARAAEIDRQAASLTLAADVARAYSDLGRAYIVHDLADEDLKRTRQMLDLSRRRLDSGIDSQYQYQQTESLEASAQASLIDAEKQLQSARITLAVLLGKGPGRADDIARPKVLQASAVALPSTLPAELLGRRPDLVAARWRVEAASKNIDASKTRFYPNLNLRASAGAESLLGDAMFGSASRFFSIAPTVSLPIFDGGRLRADLDARDADYDLAVAQYNKTLVTALGDVSDSISQLRDIGRQIAAQQHATDIARDSYNTVVQRFGSGIGNYLDVLSIEQQLLQAQRQLATLNAQQIDLSIQLMQALGGGFGAQNLASANPIPAPQTK from the coding sequence ATGAGCAGTAAAACCTTGCGTACACGTGTCAGCCTGGTGCTGTTGGCCATGAGCCTGGCCGGTTGTGCCAATTACAGTGGCCTGGCGACTTCCGGCGCCAACCTTGAGGCGCAGAGCCTGGCAACCGGTCAGTCGCTCAATGGCGTGAAGCTGTCGCCGGCGGCCTGGCCGCAAAGCGACTGGTGGAAAAGCCTGGGCGACAGCCAGCTCAATGGCCTGATCCTGGAAGCTCTGCGGGACAGCCCGGACATGCAGATCGCCAGCGCCCGGGCCCATCAGGCCAGCGCCGCGGCCTATGCCGCCGATGCCGAGCGGATGCCGACCCTGGATGCCAGCGCCGGCGTCAGCCGTTCGCGTCTGGCCCGTGACCAGGACCCGTTGGGGCAGGGCGGTGCCTATTCCACGGTGCGCAACATCAGCGCCGCCTTCAATTACAACTTCGATCTCTGGGGCGGCCAGCGTGCAGCCTGGGAAGCCGCGCTGGGCCAGGCCCGCGCCGCCGAGATCGACCGCCAGGCCGCCAGCCTGACCCTGGCCGCCGATGTGGCCAGGGCCTACAGCGACCTGGGGCGGGCCTATATCGTCCATGACCTGGCCGACGAAGACCTCAAGCGAACCCGGCAGATGCTCGATCTGAGTCGGCGTCGCCTGGATTCCGGGATCGACAGCCAGTACCAGTACCAGCAGACCGAAAGCCTGGAAGCCAGTGCCCAGGCCAGCCTGATCGACGCCGAGAAGCAGCTGCAGAGCGCCAGGATCACCCTGGCGGTGCTGTTGGGCAAAGGCCCCGGGCGGGCCGACGACATCGCCCGGCCTAAGGTCCTGCAGGCCAGTGCCGTGGCCCTGCCTTCGACCCTGCCCGCCGAACTGTTGGGACGCCGGCCCGATCTGGTAGCGGCGCGCTGGCGGGTGGAAGCGGCGAGCAAGAACATCGATGCCAGCAAGACCCGCTTCTATCCCAACCTCAACCTGAGGGCCAGCGCCGGTGCCGAGTCGTTGCTGGGGGATGCCATGTTCGGCTCCGCCAGCCGCTTCTTCAGCATTGCGCCGACCGTATCGCTGCCGATTTTCGATGGCGGGCGCCTGCGCGCGGACCTGGATGCCCGGGACGCCGACTACGACCTGGCGGTGGCGCAGTACAACAAGACCCTGGTGACCGCTCTGGGGGACGTCAGCGACAGCATCTCGCAGCTGCGCGATATCGGGCGGCAGATCGCCGCCCAGCAACATGCCACGGACATTGCCCGGGACTCCTACAACACCGTGGTTCAGCGCTTCGGTTCCGGTATCGGCAACTACCTGGATGTGCTGAGCATCGAGCAGCAGTTGCTCCAGGCCCAGCGTCAGCTGGCCACGCTGAATGCCCAGCAGATTGATCTGTCGATCCAACTGATGCAGGCGTTGGGGGGCGGCTTCGGCGCCCAGAACCTGGCTTCGGCCAACCCGATCCCAGCCCCGCAGACTAAATAA
- a CDS encoding HlyD family efflux transporter periplasmic adaptor subunit — translation MATADSQTTENTPDTAQSRKRKVMLLGLTALVILGGLGAFAWHELYGRWNESTDDAYVNGNVVEITPLVTGTVVSIGADDGDLVHEGQVLINFDPNDAQVGLQSAEANLARTVRQVRGLYSNVDGMRAQVAAQKAEVQKAQENFSRRKNLAASGAISQEELSHARDDLTSAQNALANAQQQLNTTNALVDDTVVSNHPDVQAAAAQLRQAYLNNARSTLIAPVTGYVAKRTVQLGQRVQPGTALMAVIPLDQLWIDANFKETQLRDMRIGQAVEIEADIYGSDVKYSGTIDSLGAGTGSAFALLPAQNATGNWIKIVQRVPVRIHVNAEELAKHPLRVGLSTLVNVNLRDQSGPVLAQQPPQKASFSTNVYDRQLGEADTLIARLIHDNSAAIGKTAQR, via the coding sequence ATGGCCACTGCCGACAGTCAAACAACCGAAAACACCCCGGACACCGCTCAATCGCGCAAGCGCAAAGTCATGCTGCTGGGGCTTACGGCCCTGGTCATCCTGGGCGGCCTGGGCGCGTTCGCCTGGCATGAGCTCTATGGGCGCTGGAATGAAAGCACCGACGATGCCTACGTGAACGGCAACGTGGTGGAGATCACCCCGCTGGTCACCGGTACCGTGGTCAGCATTGGTGCCGACGACGGCGATCTGGTGCATGAAGGCCAGGTGTTGATCAACTTCGACCCCAACGATGCCCAGGTCGGCCTGCAGAGTGCCGAGGCCAATCTGGCGCGCACCGTGCGCCAGGTACGCGGCTTGTACAGCAATGTCGATGGCATGCGGGCCCAGGTGGCGGCGCAGAAAGCCGAGGTGCAGAAGGCTCAGGAGAACTTCAGTCGGCGCAAGAACCTGGCGGCCAGCGGAGCGATTTCCCAGGAAGAACTGTCCCACGCTCGCGATGACCTGACCTCGGCGCAAAACGCCCTGGCCAATGCCCAGCAGCAACTCAACACCACCAACGCGCTGGTGGATGACACCGTGGTGTCCAATCATCCGGATGTGCAGGCCGCGGCGGCGCAACTGCGCCAGGCCTACCTGAACAATGCCCGCAGCACCCTGATTGCGCCGGTCACCGGCTATGTGGCCAAGCGCACCGTGCAGTTGGGGCAGCGGGTCCAGCCGGGCACGGCGCTGATGGCGGTGATTCCCCTCGACCAGCTGTGGATCGACGCCAACTTCAAGGAAACCCAGCTGCGGGACATGCGCATCGGTCAGGCGGTGGAGATCGAGGCGGACATCTACGGCAGCGATGTGAAGTACAGCGGCACCATCGATAGCCTCGGTGCCGGCACAGGCAGCGCCTTCGCCTTGCTGCCGGCACAGAATGCCACCGGCAACTGGATCAAGATCGTGCAGCGGGTGCCGGTGCGGATCCACGTGAACGCCGAAGAGCTGGCCAAGCATCCGCTGCGGGTTGGCCTGTCGACTCTGGTGAACGTCAACCTGCGGGACCAGAGCGGCCCGGTATTGGCCCAGCAGCCACCGCAAAAGGCGTCTTTCAGTACCAATGTCTACGACCGTCAGTTGGGTGAAGCCGATACGTTGATTGCCCGCCTGATCCACGACAACAGCGCTGCCATCGGCAAGACCGCCCAGCGCTGA
- a CDS encoding DHA2 family efflux MFS transporter permease subunit: MSNNASFKPPSLLLSTIGLSLATFMQVLDTTIANVALPTISGNLGVSSEQGTWVITSFAVSNAIALPLTGWLSRRFGEVKLFIWATLLFVLASFLCGISTSMPELVGFRVLQGVVAGPLYPMTQTLLIAVYPPAKRGMALALLAMVTVVAPIAGPILGGWITDSYSWPWIFFINVPIGLFAAWVVQQQLKARPVVTSRQPMDYIGLLSLIVGVGALQIVLDKGNDLDWFESNFIIVGTLISVIALAVFVIWEMTDRHPVVNLRLFAHRNFRIGTIVLVGGYAGFFGINLILPQWLQTQMGYTATWAGLAVAPIGILPVLMSPFVGKYAHKFDLRLLAGLAFLAIGLSCFMRAGFTNEVDFQHIALVQLFMGIGVALFFMPTLSILMSDLPPHQIADGAGLATFLRTLGGSFAASLTTWIWIRRADQHHAYMSESMSIFDPVTRDALNNLGGASSKAYAQLDQVLTSQAYMLSTVDYFTLLGWGFMGLILLVWLAKPPFAAKAGPASAGH, encoded by the coding sequence ATGAGCAATAACGCATCTTTCAAGCCGCCCAGCCTGCTGCTGAGCACCATCGGCCTGTCCCTGGCGACCTTCATGCAGGTGCTCGACACCACCATCGCCAACGTGGCGTTGCCAACCATCTCCGGCAACCTCGGGGTGAGTTCGGAGCAGGGCACCTGGGTGATTACCTCGTTCGCCGTGAGCAACGCCATCGCCTTGCCGCTGACCGGCTGGTTGAGCCGGCGTTTCGGCGAGGTGAAGCTGTTTATCTGGGCCACGCTGCTGTTCGTGCTGGCTTCGTTCCTGTGCGGCATTTCCACCTCGATGCCCGAGCTCGTCGGCTTTCGCGTGCTGCAAGGGGTGGTGGCGGGCCCGCTGTACCCGATGACCCAGACCTTGCTGATTGCCGTCTACCCGCCGGCGAAGAGGGGCATGGCCCTGGCACTGCTGGCGATGGTCACGGTGGTGGCGCCGATTGCCGGGCCGATACTCGGTGGCTGGATCACCGACAGCTACAGCTGGCCGTGGATCTTCTTCATCAACGTGCCGATTGGTCTGTTCGCCGCCTGGGTGGTGCAGCAGCAATTGAAGGCGCGGCCGGTGGTCACCAGTCGCCAGCCGATGGACTACATCGGTTTGCTGAGCCTGATCGTCGGGGTGGGGGCGTTGCAGATCGTCCTCGACAAGGGCAACGACCTGGACTGGTTCGAGTCCAACTTCATCATCGTCGGCACGCTGATCTCGGTGATTGCCCTGGCAGTGTTCGTGATCTGGGAAATGACCGATCGTCATCCGGTGGTCAACCTGCGGCTGTTCGCCCATCGCAACTTCCGCATCGGCACCATTGTGCTGGTGGGCGGTTATGCCGGGTTCTTCGGGATCAACCTGATCCTGCCGCAATGGTTGCAGACCCAGATGGGCTACACCGCCACCTGGGCCGGTCTGGCGGTGGCGCCGATCGGTATTCTGCCAGTGTTGATGTCGCCCTTTGTCGGCAAGTACGCCCACAAGTTCGACTTGCGGCTGCTGGCCGGGCTGGCGTTCCTGGCCATTGGCCTGAGCTGCTTCATGCGTGCCGGCTTCACCAATGAGGTGGACTTCCAGCACATCGCCCTGGTGCAGTTGTTCATGGGCATTGGCGTGGCGCTGTTCTTCATGCCGACCCTGAGCATCCTGATGTCCGATCTACCGCCGCACCAGATCGCCGACGGCGCTGGCCTGGCGACCTTCCTGCGGACCCTGGGGGGCAGCTTCGCGGCGTCGCTGACCACCTGGATCTGGATTCGTCGGGCGGATCAGCACCATGCCTACATGAGCGAGAGCATGAGCATCTTCGATCCGGTGACCCGGGATGCGCTGAATAATCTTGGTGGTGCGAGCAGCAAGGCTTACGCGCAACTGGATCAAGTGCTGACCAGCCAGGCGTACATGCTTTCGACGGTGGACTATTTCACCTTGCTGGGCTGGGGCTTCATGGGCCTGATTCTGCTGGTCTGGCTGGCCAAGCCACCCTTTGCCGCGAAGGCCGGCCCGGCCTCGGCGGGGCATTGA